Proteins co-encoded in one Nonomuraea helvata genomic window:
- a CDS encoding AraC family transcriptional regulator, which translates to MDVLSDVVAHIRTGRPTSARITWRAPWGQAFPAVPGSAGFQMVLRGSCWLIPPGGDPVPLSVGDVVFLPHGDGYGLADSPGTPLAPPACNPYHDFDLFTSATYDGEGAETVTLCCGYQLDAGRTHPILGSLPGVIHLPTTLGHRPELKAAVDLLAGELDNPRLGADTVVTSLLDVLQLYILRAWFDQESTVCDESGWAAALADPAVSRALDAIHRAPDRHWTVESLGAHAGLSRAGFARRFTGLVGQPPLAYLTWWRLATAGRLLRESDASVAEVAQQVGYGSEFAFGNAFKRQFGVSPGKYRRQVAA; encoded by the coding sequence ATGGATGTGCTGAGTGATGTCGTCGCCCACATACGCACCGGCCGGCCCACGTCCGCCCGCATCACCTGGCGCGCCCCCTGGGGGCAGGCGTTTCCGGCGGTGCCCGGGTCGGCGGGGTTCCAGATGGTGCTGCGCGGGTCCTGCTGGCTCATCCCGCCCGGCGGCGATCCCGTGCCGCTGAGCGTGGGCGACGTGGTCTTCCTTCCGCACGGCGACGGGTACGGCCTGGCCGACAGCCCCGGCACGCCGCTCGCCCCGCCGGCCTGCAACCCCTATCACGACTTCGACCTGTTCACCTCGGCCACGTACGACGGCGAGGGGGCCGAGACGGTCACCCTGTGCTGCGGCTACCAGCTCGACGCCGGAAGGACGCACCCGATCCTGGGCTCCCTGCCCGGCGTGATCCACCTGCCGACGACGCTCGGCCACCGCCCGGAGCTCAAGGCCGCCGTCGACCTGCTGGCCGGCGAGCTCGACAACCCCCGTCTGGGCGCCGACACCGTCGTGACGTCGCTGCTCGACGTGCTCCAGCTCTACATCCTGCGGGCCTGGTTCGACCAGGAGTCGACGGTGTGCGACGAGTCCGGGTGGGCGGCCGCGCTCGCCGATCCTGCCGTCAGCCGCGCGCTCGACGCCATTCACCGCGCCCCCGACCGCCACTGGACGGTCGAGTCGCTCGGCGCCCACGCCGGGCTCTCGCGCGCCGGCTTCGCCCGCCGCTTCACCGGCCTCGTCGGGCAGCCGCCGCTGGCGTACCTCACATGGTGGCGCCTGGCCACGGCCGGCCGCCTGCTGCGCGAGTCCGACGCCTCGGTGGCGGAGGTGGCCCAGCAGGTGGGGTACGGATCGGAGTTCGCCTTCGGGAACGCGTTCAAGCGGCAGTTCGGGGTGTCGCCCGGCAAGTACCGACGCCAGGTCGCCGCCTGA
- a CDS encoding TetR/AcrR family transcriptional regulator, protein MSIAARRARERAERHQLIITAARELAESEGWDAVTTRRLSERVEYSQPVLYSHFTGKDAIVQAVALEGFVELTGRLRAARAAGGDPKAVLRQVAMAYLDFARTHSALYEAMFVMPIAIPFATEETPEELRETFGEFAHALEPVAGKHDPGIFAEVVWAALHGLATLAHDRRIPAGHQQDRIDLLVDHLGVRV, encoded by the coding sequence ATGTCGATCGCCGCCCGCCGAGCACGCGAACGTGCCGAACGCCACCAGTTGATCATTACCGCCGCCCGCGAGCTGGCCGAGTCCGAGGGCTGGGACGCCGTGACGACCCGGCGCCTGTCGGAACGGGTCGAATACAGCCAGCCGGTGCTCTACAGCCACTTCACGGGAAAGGACGCCATCGTACAGGCGGTGGCGCTCGAGGGGTTCGTGGAGCTGACGGGCAGGCTGCGCGCGGCGCGTGCGGCCGGCGGCGATCCCAAGGCGGTGCTGCGCCAGGTCGCGATGGCCTACCTCGACTTCGCCCGGACCCACAGCGCCCTGTACGAGGCCATGTTCGTCATGCCGATCGCCATCCCCTTCGCCACGGAGGAGACCCCGGAGGAGCTGCGCGAGACGTTCGGCGAGTTCGCGCACGCGCTGGAGCCGGTCGCGGGGAAACACGACCCCGGCATTTTCGCCGAGGTCGTGTGGGCCGCCCTGCACGGCCTCGCGACCCTGGCCCACGACCGCCGGATCCCCGCCGGGCACCAGCAGGACCGGATCGACCTGCTCGTCGACCATCTCGGCGTGCGCGTGTAA
- a CDS encoding ester cyclase, whose amino-acid sequence MAVGPLATSAGPLPPTGRPLDLRIIDILTITDGRISNVWMTADELGALNALDAVTLTQPT is encoded by the coding sequence ATGGCAGTCGGCCCGCTGGCGACCTCGGCGGGACCGCTTCCACCCACGGGCCGCCCCTTGGACCTGCGGATCATCGACATCCTGACCATCACCGACGGCCGGATCAGCAACGTCTGGATGACCGCCGACGAACTGGGTGCCTTGAACGCGCTCGACGCCGTCACCCTCACCCAGCCCACCTGA
- a CDS encoding helix-turn-helix transcriptional regulator — translation MNGLLVGRSAELAGLVRVLQSAAEGVAGVALVGGDAGIGKTRLTAELVSEARERGFHVLVGQCAELGDSLPYLPLADALRGAEPVVREAAAAHPMLGQLLPGMQSAPSTGLTQQRLFGSLLGLLADVQPVLFVIEDLHWADRSTRDLLVFLSRMVQSEQVCVVGTYRTDDLHRRHPLRSVLAELKRLPTVMGVELGPLASGDMSDYVATLGEMGAQELDLIVARADGNPFYAEELFAAVAEGDSLPDGLASLLMTRVEVLSESGQRVLRAAAVAGRRVEDELLREVSGLPLAEFEDAVREIVSRGLLRVDGYGYTFRHALLQEAVYTDLLPGERTRLHAAFARLLTSPAELAYHHLASHDLTGALSASAEAGRLAERLGAPAEAHSHYDRALGLWERVEGAAALVGETRERLAFRSAVMAADSGDNHRAIVQLRALPPTSEVSERLAYYLYEAEDQPGAIAAAERAVESAEDQAALARALATHARTLLWSDRHRDVEAVTARALETARAAGVRDAEAGALLTLATYVELRGDRDKAHELIEAASTEGSGDLAMDLRARFHHARIHYEQGLLAEAAEVADAGIRVAFENGLNWSNYGTDLRFLRFLIHYVAGEWDQAEAVASGFGARVGTLPEAILSSFALFIEVARDLPAVGERLSRLRPFWYSELAAYMSRGLAAEHALWHGDPATALDHVRAVMAPMVNGEASALRMAAIGLWALAELGTTEGADDLRARARRAVDSGPIVGPGALGPEGRAWALRVEAEWHRVHGRLDVELWRQVVEAFDFGFVYEVARARWRLAEALLAAGDREGAQAEWDLARETAAKLRAAPLENALAELGRRARFGGGGQGDGGLTAREIEVLRLVAEGLTNREIAERLFIAQKTVSVHVSNILGKLEVSTRTQAAAAGRQRGLLA, via the coding sequence ATGAATGGGCTTCTCGTCGGGCGCTCTGCTGAGCTGGCCGGACTCGTGCGGGTGCTGCAATCCGCCGCCGAGGGCGTGGCCGGCGTCGCGCTCGTCGGTGGGGACGCCGGCATCGGCAAGACCCGGCTGACGGCCGAGCTCGTCTCGGAGGCCCGCGAGCGCGGCTTCCACGTGCTGGTCGGCCAGTGTGCCGAGCTGGGCGACTCGCTGCCGTACCTGCCGCTGGCCGACGCGCTGCGCGGCGCGGAGCCGGTCGTGCGCGAGGCCGCCGCCGCCCATCCCATGCTGGGCCAGCTGCTGCCGGGCATGCAGAGCGCCCCCTCGACCGGGCTCACGCAGCAGCGGCTGTTCGGCTCGCTGCTCGGGCTGCTGGCCGATGTCCAGCCCGTGCTGTTCGTGATCGAGGACCTGCACTGGGCCGACCGGTCCACCCGCGATCTGCTGGTCTTCCTCAGCCGCATGGTGCAGAGCGAGCAGGTCTGCGTGGTCGGCACGTACCGCACCGACGACCTCCACCGCCGTCACCCGCTCCGCTCCGTGCTGGCCGAGCTGAAGCGGCTGCCCACGGTGATGGGCGTCGAGCTGGGGCCGCTGGCCTCCGGCGACATGTCCGACTATGTGGCCACATTGGGCGAGATGGGCGCTCAGGAGCTCGACCTGATCGTGGCCCGCGCCGACGGCAATCCCTTCTACGCCGAAGAGCTGTTCGCGGCCGTGGCCGAGGGCGACAGCCTGCCCGACGGGCTGGCCAGCCTGCTCATGACCAGGGTCGAGGTGCTGTCCGAGTCGGGGCAGCGGGTGCTGCGGGCCGCCGCCGTGGCGGGGCGGCGGGTGGAGGACGAGCTGCTGCGAGAGGTGTCGGGGCTGCCGCTGGCGGAGTTCGAGGACGCGGTCAGGGAGATCGTCTCGCGTGGGCTGCTCAGGGTCGACGGCTACGGCTACACCTTCCGCCACGCGCTGCTCCAGGAGGCCGTCTACACCGACCTGCTGCCCGGCGAGCGCACGCGGCTGCATGCCGCCTTCGCCCGCCTGCTGACCTCACCCGCCGAGCTGGCCTACCACCACCTCGCCAGTCACGACCTGACCGGGGCGCTGTCGGCGTCGGCCGAGGCGGGCCGCCTGGCCGAGCGGCTCGGGGCCCCCGCCGAGGCGCACAGCCACTACGACCGCGCGCTCGGCCTCTGGGAGCGGGTCGAAGGGGCCGCCGCCTTGGTGGGGGAGACCCGGGAGCGGCTGGCGTTCCGCAGCGCCGTCATGGCGGCCGACAGCGGCGACAACCATCGCGCGATCGTCCAGCTCAGAGCTCTGCCGCCGACGTCCGAGGTCAGCGAGCGGCTCGCCTACTACCTGTACGAGGCCGAGGACCAGCCGGGCGCCATCGCGGCGGCGGAGCGCGCGGTCGAGAGCGCGGAGGATCAGGCGGCGCTCGCCCGCGCCCTGGCCACCCACGCCCGGACGCTGCTCTGGAGCGACCGCCACCGTGACGTCGAGGCCGTGACCGCGCGGGCGCTGGAGACCGCCCGCGCCGCCGGGGTCAGAGACGCCGAGGCGGGCGCGCTGCTCACGCTGGCCACCTATGTGGAGCTCCGCGGTGACCGGGACAAGGCACACGAGCTGATCGAGGCCGCCTCCACCGAGGGCAGCGGCGACCTGGCGATGGACCTGCGCGCCCGCTTCCACCACGCCCGCATCCACTACGAGCAGGGCCTGCTCGCCGAGGCCGCCGAGGTGGCCGACGCCGGCATCCGCGTGGCGTTCGAGAACGGGCTCAATTGGAGCAACTACGGCACCGATCTGCGGTTCCTGCGGTTCCTGATCCACTACGTGGCCGGCGAGTGGGACCAGGCCGAGGCGGTCGCGTCCGGGTTCGGCGCGCGGGTGGGCACGCTGCCGGAGGCGATCCTGTCGTCGTTCGCGCTCTTCATCGAGGTGGCGCGGGATCTGCCCGCGGTCGGCGAGCGGCTGAGCCGGCTGCGGCCGTTCTGGTACAGCGAGCTGGCCGCGTACATGTCCCGGGGTCTGGCCGCCGAGCACGCGCTCTGGCACGGCGACCCCGCGACGGCGCTCGACCATGTGCGGGCGGTCATGGCCCCGATGGTCAACGGCGAGGCGAGCGCGCTCCGGATGGCCGCCATCGGGCTGTGGGCGCTGGCCGAGCTGGGCACGACCGAGGGCGCCGACGACCTCCGCGCCCGCGCCCGCCGCGCCGTCGACTCCGGGCCCATCGTCGGGCCCGGTGCCCTCGGGCCCGAGGGGCGGGCCTGGGCGCTGCGCGTGGAGGCGGAGTGGCACCGCGTGCACGGGCGGCTCGACGTGGAGCTGTGGCGCCAGGTGGTGGAGGCGTTCGACTTCGGGTTCGTCTACGAGGTGGCGCGGGCCCGGTGGCGGCTGGCCGAGGCGCTGCTGGCGGCCGGCGACCGTGAGGGGGCGCAGGCGGAGTGGGACCTGGCCCGGGAGACGGCGGCGAAGCTGCGGGCGGCGCCGCTGGAGAACGCGCTGGCGGAGTTGGGGCGGCGGGCCAGGTTCGGCGGTGGCGGGCAGGGTGACGGCGGGTTGACGGCTCGGGAGATCGAGGTGCTGCGGCTGGTCGCCGAGGGGCTGACCAACCGGGAGATCGCGGAGCGGCTGTTCATCGCCCAGAAGACGGTCAGCGTCCACGTGTCCAACATCCTGGGGAAGCTGGAGGTCTCCACCCGCACGCAGGCGGCCGCGGCCGGGCGGCAGCGGGGGCTGCTGGCCTGA
- a CDS encoding LysE family translocator has product MIHPTTFALFVTASLALVIIPGPNHLYITARGVAQGRAAGLASAFGVEAGTLVHIAAAAAGLSYVIARSATLFAIVKWAGVAYLLYLGIRAFTGKQVEGGTPPPQPLRKVFLEGVLVNVLNPKVALFFLAFLPQFVDPAAGSPALQVVLFGLTLLLLGLISDIVYACTAGALGARLTARTRTLRYVSGIVYLGLGVATAFAGRK; this is encoded by the coding sequence GTGATCCACCCAACCACTTTCGCGCTCTTCGTGACGGCCTCCCTCGCCCTGGTCATCATCCCAGGCCCGAACCACCTCTACATCACCGCCAGGGGCGTTGCCCAGGGACGAGCGGCGGGCCTGGCCAGCGCGTTCGGCGTGGAGGCCGGCACGCTCGTGCACATCGCGGCCGCCGCCGCGGGCCTCTCGTACGTGATCGCTCGGTCGGCCACGCTGTTCGCGATCGTGAAGTGGGCCGGCGTCGCGTACCTCCTCTACCTGGGCATACGCGCGTTCACCGGCAAGCAGGTGGAGGGCGGCACGCCGCCCCCGCAGCCGCTGAGGAAGGTCTTCCTCGAAGGCGTGCTGGTGAACGTGCTGAATCCCAAGGTGGCGCTGTTCTTCCTGGCGTTCCTGCCGCAGTTCGTCGACCCGGCCGCGGGCTCGCCCGCGCTCCAGGTCGTGCTGTTCGGCCTGACGCTGCTGCTCCTGGGGCTGATCTCGGACATCGTGTACGCGTGCACCGCCGGCGCGCTCGGCGCCCGGCTCACCGCCAGGACCAGGACGCTCAGGTACGTCAGCGGCATCGTCTACCTGGGGCTCGGGGTGGCCACGGCGTTCGCCGGGAGAAAATGA
- a CDS encoding TetR/AcrR family transcriptional regulator yields MAPRKQQEIFDATLRLVAEKGYDGLTVEGVAELSGVNKTTIYRWWPSKAALLGAALVAADVLGFEAPDTGSLRGDLVALVEGVKRLLTEPPASDIAVAALAAAVRHPELDARRFFADRFAREREIFERAVRRGELKESADPMLIVDLLAGAVWMRAVFRGLHIADDFPHQAVSALLDGVV; encoded by the coding sequence ATGGCGCCCAGGAAGCAGCAGGAGATCTTCGACGCGACGTTGCGGCTCGTGGCCGAGAAGGGCTACGACGGGCTGACCGTCGAGGGGGTCGCCGAGCTGTCGGGCGTCAACAAGACCACGATCTACCGCTGGTGGCCGTCGAAGGCCGCGCTGCTGGGGGCGGCGCTGGTGGCGGCCGACGTGCTGGGGTTCGAGGCGCCCGACACGGGGAGCCTGCGCGGTGACCTGGTCGCGCTGGTCGAGGGCGTCAAGCGGCTGCTCACCGAGCCGCCGGCCAGCGACATCGCCGTCGCCGCGCTCGCCGCCGCCGTCCGCCACCCCGAGCTGGACGCCCGGCGCTTCTTCGCCGACCGGTTCGCGAGGGAGCGGGAGATCTTCGAGCGTGCGGTACGGCGCGGCGAGCTCAAGGAGTCGGCCGACCCCATGCTGATCGTCGACCTGCTGGCCGGGGCCGTGTGGATGCGGGCGGTCTTCAGGGGCCTGCACATCGCCGATGACTTCCCCCATCAGGCTGTCTCGGCGCTGCTCGACGGCGTCGTCTAA
- a CDS encoding Rid family detoxifying hydrolase encodes MKKELRTSEGAAPIGAYSQGLVVGDFVYTSGMGPLDPQTGEIVGDDVATQTHQVMRNLGAILAAHGLGFDDVVKSTVHLQHLERDFAAYNEVYRSYFSRPYPTRTTVGSQLLGILVEIDFVAHKSA; translated from the coding sequence GTGAAAAAGGAGCTCAGGACCAGCGAAGGCGCTGCCCCGATCGGCGCCTATTCGCAGGGTCTGGTGGTCGGCGACTTCGTCTACACCTCCGGGATGGGCCCCCTCGACCCGCAGACCGGTGAGATCGTCGGCGACGACGTCGCCACCCAGACGCACCAGGTCATGCGTAACCTCGGCGCCATCCTGGCCGCCCACGGGCTCGGCTTCGACGACGTGGTCAAGTCCACGGTCCACCTGCAGCACCTGGAGCGCGACTTCGCCGCCTACAACGAGGTTTACCGGTCCTATTTCAGCCGGCCGTACCCCACTCGCACCACCGTAGGATCGCAGCTGTTGGGCATCCTGGTGGAGATCGACTTCGTCGCTCACAAGAGCGCTTAA